In the genome of Nonomuraea sp. NBC_00507, the window GTGGGCAGCACGTCGGTGAGCTGAAAGGGCGTTCGGACGATCCGCCCTGCGGACAGGCCGCCCGCGGGCCAGTGCACGATGAACGGGGTCGCGATGCCTCCCTCGTGGACCCACCGTTTGTAGAGGCGGAACGGGGTGTTGGACAGGTTGGCCCACGCGGGACCGTAACTCGCGTAGGTGTCCTCCGGGCCGGGGTCGATGCCCGGGATGTTGCCGACGCGCAACTCGGCGCCTTCCCGGGTGGCCGCCGGCACTATCTGCCGCTTGGCCCGGAATTCCTCGGGGTCACCGAGCGGCAGCGTCTCGGCGCAGCCGCCGTTGTCCGACAGAAACACCACCAGGGTGTCGTCGGAGACCCCGGATGCCTCCAACCGGTCGAGGATACGGCCGATGCCCCGGTCCATCCGCTCCACCTGGACCGCGTACACCTGCATGCGGCGTGCCTCCCACGCCTGATCCGGTGCCGAAGCCCACCGTGGTTGCGCCGGGTCGGGCGCGGACAGTGCCGACTCGGCGCCGAGGAGGCCTTCGGCGCGCAGCCGGTCGAGCCGGCGAGCGCGCAGTTCGTCCCAGCCCGCTGCGTAGACGCCGTCGTACCCGGCGATGTCCTCCTGGGGCGCGTGCAGCGGCCAGTGCGGCGCGGTGTAGGCGACATAGGCGAAGAACGGACGACCGGCGGCAGCCTCCCGGCCGATGAACTCCACCGCGTGATCGGTGATCGCGTCGGTGTAGAAGAACTGCGGATCTCGGGTCTCAGCGCTCGCGTCCATCTCGCCGCGGTACAGGGTCGCCGGGTCGTAGTAACTCCCGCATCCGCTGAGCGTCCCGAAGAAGTCGGCGAATCCTCGCCGGGTGGGCCACGAGTCGGCCGGCTCCCACAACGGCCCGCTCAGGTGCCATTTGCCCGACATGCCGGTGGCGTATCCGGCGTCTCGGAGCACCTCGGCGACGGTCACGCAGCGGTCGTTGAGGCTGCCCGGGTACCCTCCGGGTGCGTCGTTGCCGGCCAGGACGCCGATACCGGTCTGGTGCGGGTGCAGCCCGGTCAGCAGGGACGCGCGCGACGGGCTGCATCGTGCCGTGTTGTAGAACTGCGACAGCCGCACCCCGGACCGCCCGATCCGGTCGAGATTCGGCGTGCGGATCTCACCGCCGTAACAGCCGATGTCCGAGTACCCCAGGTCGTCGGCGAGGATCAGCACGATGTTGGGCTGTCTCATGTCGTACTCCCGCCCTGCGGACGCAGCCAGGCGGCCGTGTCCGGCCCGAGCGGATCGCGGCCCGCGTCGAGGGTGTCGCTGCGCAGGAGGGTGACCGTGTTCGCGGGCACCGGCACCTCCGTGGCGCCGAGATTGACGACGCACGCGAAGTCCGGTCCGCGCCGGAAGTGCAGGACCGGGCCGGCTCGGCCCACCCAGTCGAGCTCCTGCGGGACATCCAGCTTCCGCCGGATCCGCAGCGCCCGCGCCACGAGGTGATAGGTGGAAGCCGGGTCGTCCACCTGGTTCGCCACCGAGAGCCGTCCCCACCCAGGGGGCTGCGGCAGCCACGGGTCCGCGGACCCGAACCCGGCGCCGTCCGGTGCCGACGTCCAGGGCAGGGGCACTCGGCAGCCGTCGCGTCCTCGGCGCCGCCCGCCGGAACGGGTCCAGATCGGATCCTGGAGGCGATCGTCGGGGATGTCCATGTAGTCGGGCAGCCCGAGTTCCTCACCCTGATAGAGGTAGGCGACACCGGGCAGCGCCAGCATCAGCAGCAGCGCGGCCCTGGCGCGGCGGCGGCCCAGGTCCTCGTCGACCGGGCCCAGCTCGTGACCGGACCTCCCCTGATGCTTGCGGGTGTCGGCACGGCCGTAACGGGTCACCGTCCGTTCGACGTCGTGATTGGACAGCACCCAGGTCGGCGGCGCACCGGAGAGGGACATCGTGCGGAGCGTGGAGTCGATCACCGTGAACAGATCGCCCGCGTCCCACGCGGACTGCAGAAAGGGGAAGTTGAAGGCGGTGTGGAGTTGGGCCGGCGCCACGTACCGGGCCAGCCGCTCGGGATCCGCCACCCACGCCTCGGCCACGAAGACCCTTGGCGGGTCGTACGCGTCGGCCACCGCGCGCCAGCCCCGGTAGATGGCGTGCACCTCGTCGCGATCCCGGTGCGGATGGTCCGGCACGTCAGTCAGGACGAGCAGGTCTTCCTCCCGGTAGCCCAGATCGGGATAGCCGGGGTGCTTGATCAGACCGGTGGCGACGTCGATCCGGAACCCGTCGACCCCGCGGTCGAACCAGAAGCGCAGCAGGCCCAGGAACTCCGCGCGGACCTCGGGGTTGGACCAGTTCAGGTCAGCCTGGCTGGGATCGAACAGGTGCAGGTACCACTGCCCGTCGGGCACCCGGGTCCAGGCCGAGCCGCCGAACGTGCTGCGCCAGTCGTTGGGCACGACCTCCCCGGTGGGTCCCCGACCGTCCAGAAAGTGGTACCTGGCGCGCTCCGCGGAGCCCGGCGGAGCGGCGAGCGCGGCCTGGAACCAGGGGTGCTCGGTGGACGTGTGGTTCGGGACGACGTCCAGGATGACCCTCAGGCCATGCCGGTGCGCCTCCGCGATGAGTTGCTCGGCCTCGCGTACGTCGCCGTATTCGCGGGCGATGGCGCGATAGTCGGATACGTCGTAGCCCCCGTCATTGTTCGGCGACTCGTACCACGGCGTGATCCAGATGGCGTCGACACCGAGGCCGGCCAGATAGCTCAGGCGGCTGCGGATCCCGGCGATGTCGCCGATCCCGTCGCCGTCGCCGTCCGCGAACGACCGGATGTAGACCTGGTAGATCACCGCGGTACGCCACCACTCGACGTCACCCATCGGCGGCTCCGATCAGTTCCGGCTCGAGGCCGGTCAGGAACTCGCGCAGCGCCGCCAGCTCGCCGTCGTCGAGGGTCCGCAGCGGTGGGGCGACCGCGGCCCGGCACAGACCCCGCATGGCCAGGGTCGCCTTGACGACCGGGACTCCGGCCCTGATCCGGTGCACCCCGAGCAGCCGGATGACCCGTTTCTGGGCCAGGAGAGCACGCTCCTGATCGCCGGCGTGATACGCGGCGACCAGGTCCAGCGCGACGCGCGGGGCGATGTTGGCGATCCCGGGGGTGATCCCGTCCGCGCCCGCGGCCAGCGCGTCGAGCATCGTGCCTTCGGCTCCCTGGTTCACCCCGAAGTCCGGCCGGTCGCCTTTGACCTCGAGCCACTGACGCAGGATGTCCGTCTCACCCGAGCTGTCCTTGACGCCGACGACGTGCTCCATGTCGGCGACGGCCGCGATCGAGCCCTCCGAGAACGGCGGCGCGTACCGTGGGATGTTGTACGCGATCACCGGCACGGCCGCGGTACTGATCGCTCGGTAGTGTTCGATGATGTCGCGCTCGTCATGGTGGAAATAGCAGGGCGGGCTGAGGGCGACCGCGTCACACCCGGCCTCGGCGGCGATCTCGGCCCGGCTGAGCGATTCACGGGTGCCGGCTGCGGAGACGTTGACGATGACGGCGCCATCCGGCACCAGCCGCCGCCAGTGGTCGACGGCGTCGCCGAGGAACGCGCCGATCTCCGCCGTCTGGTGCAGCGGCCCCTCGCCGTTCGTGCCGAGGAGCATGATCTTCGTGATGCCCGCGGCGGCGAGCGCCCCGAAGTATCGCAGGCCGGCCGCGAGGTCCGGTCGTCCGCTCTCGCCGATCGGGGTCACGGCGGGGACGATCACGCCTGACACAGACATCAGTACCCCCGGATCTCTGGCCAGGCCAGCTCGACGCCGTCGGCCTTCAGCGCGCTCTGGAACGCCCGCAGGTGTCCCTCCTTGCGCCGGACGTCATGCGGCTCCACCGTCTCCCCCAGGCAGTAGGCCACCAGCGAGGCGGCGGCCTCGCCGATGTTCCACTCCACCGGGTGGAGCCGGTAGCAGCCGTTGGTGATGTGCGTGCTGCCGATGTTCTTGCCGGCCGACAGCAGGTTCCTCATGCGCACGGGCAGCAGGGCGCCGAGCGGGATCTGGAACGGGCAGCTGGCGACGTCGATGTAGTTGTCGCCGCCCGTTGAGGGGTGCAGGTCGATCCGGTACATCCCGATCCCGACCGTGTCGTCGTACTGCGTCGCGCCCGCCGCACCCCGCACGGCGAGAGACACGTCCTGTTCGACGACCGTGTACTCGGCCCTGATCCGCCGGGACTCGCGGATGTACGGCGCGGCGGCGAAACCGTCGGGAGTGTCCATGACATCCGGCCGCAGCCGCAGTCCCGGCCAGCCCCGGCCGCCGTCCGGCCGCGGCGCCTCGGTCTGCAGCCAGTAGAGCATGCTCGCGGAGAGCTCACGCGCGCCGGCGAGATGGCGGGCCTTCTCCTCCTCGCTCACCCCGATGATGGGCCCCGCCACGTAGTCGATCATCGGCCAGTTCACCAGGGTGACGTCGCTGGTCACGAAGCCGGGTTCGTACTGCTCGCGGGCGACGGCCCGGCGGAACTCCCACAGTTCGCGGTCCCCTGGGTCCTCGCTCTGGTCGGCGAGCACAGGCCCGGACCGGATGTTCGGAGTGAACGTCCGCGTCAGCGGCTCCCGCGTCCGCGGGTCCGGGGCGGTCAGCCCGATCTGCGGTCCCGGCCAGTAATCCGGACGGTACGCGCGCCAGTGGTCGTACGCCGCCGGCCGGGCGATCACATGGTCCTCGCCCTCCCGGTGATCGACGGCGAACACCCAGGAGAACGCCTGCATGTTGCCGGGCTGCGCCACCTCGGGCGCACTCGGCTCCCCGGTCTCGTGCCGGGACTCGAACCCGGTGACATGCTCCGCACCGGCGAGCGGCAGGACGTCGCCGAGCTCGGTGGCGTCCAGATAGTACGGGCTCGCGATGTGCACCAGGCCGACGTCCGCGCAGTCCACCGTCACGCTGCGGACCCGGTCGCCGTCGGTCTCCGCCGCCACCGGCCGCGCACCGAGCAGGATGCGCAGCCGGCCGCTGCTCAAGTAGGGGTCGACCAGCGCGCGCAACACCGCACCGCTGACCCGCGGCTCATGGCACAACGCACCGACCCGGCCCAGACCGGGATTCAGGTGTGGCTCGTTCCTGGCCGCCGCGGTGAGGGGATACCACGTCCGATAGTAGTCGCGAACCGCGGTCCGGTAGCGGCGGTAGGAGGCGGTGCAGCCGAACTGCTCGATCCACCTGTGCTCATCCGGGGGCACGCCCTGGCTGGTGAACTGCCCGCCGATGCGGTCGCCTTCCTCGGTCAGGACCACCCGCAGCCCGTGTCGCAGAGCTGCGAGCGCGGCGGCGACTCCGCCGACACCGCCGCCGATGATGGCCAGATCCGCATCAGTGATCCGCGATTCCAACGTGTTCCCCCTGTGTGCATGTGGATTCAGGCGCCCTCTAGGTCGAGGGCGGCGTTCGCCACCAGGGTGAGCTCCACCGAGGCCGGCAGCCGGGACAACACCAGCTCGAACGCCGGCTGTCCGAAGCGGTAGGACTCCCCGAAGTCGAGCGTCGCCAGCTGGGCCAGATAGTGCCAGTACTGGACCGGCAGCGGCTGGTCCAGGCCGAGCCGGGTCCGGGCGGCCGCCACCTCGGCGCCTGTGGCGTCCGGTCCGAGCAGCACCAGTGCCTGGTCTCCGGGGGGGAGCCGCATGATGAAGAACACCAGTGTGGCGGCCCCGAAGATGATCAGGACGCCCGTCGCCGCCGTGCGCAGCGCATACCTGGTCATCGCCGGACCACCCGGCTGATCGAGTTGCCGCGTACGTCCGTGCACGGCACGACCAGCTGAAGAGGCGGCTGGTCCGCACCCTCGAGCAGGTTGACCAGCAACTGCACCGCGGCCCGGCCCATCTCCACCCGTGGTATCTCGAACGACGTCCAGATCCTGGTCGCGGTCGGCGCCGGGGCGGAGCCCAGGAACGCGACCGACAGGTCGTCCGGGATGCGCAGGCCGGCCGCCTCGGCGACCTCGGCCAGGGCGAGGCCGGTGGCGTTGTCCTCGGAAGGCTCGACCAGGACCGCCGTGATTCCCGCCCGCACCCATCCGGTGACCCGGTCCGCGCCGATGTCCTCGGCACCGGAGGAGAACTCGACCACGAGGTCGTCCGGGCTCAGGCCCGCGGCCTGAGCACCTTGGCGCAGGCCGAGCTCGCGATCATCGCCCGGCTCGGCGCCGTCGGTCTGCCGCAGGAGCAGGATCCGCTGATGCCCGAGCGCGACCAGCTCCTCCACGAGGGCCGCGGTCGGAGCGACGTAATCCGGGGCGACGTAGGACAGCTCGGTTCCCTCGATGTCGCGCCGTCCGATGAAGACGAACGGGAAGCCCTCCTTGACCAGGTTCGCCAGGTCGTCCCGCGAGATGTGCCGGCCCAGCAGGACACAGCCGTCGGCTTTCAGCAGCGCGTTGCGCCCCCTGGCGTAGACCCCGCCTTGGGCGGTGTTGGCCGAGGTGAACAGCAGCAGGTCGTAGCCGAGCCGCGCCGCCTCCTCCTCCACTCCGACCAGGAACGGGTGGTAGAAGTCTCGCTGGTCGACCGGGAACACCGACTCGAACGTGTAGAGCCCGATGGTCTTGACGGTCATCCCGCGCAGGGCACGGGCGGCGGGGTTGACGGCGTACCCCAGGTCTTCGATCGCCTGTTGAACCCGCCGGCGGGTCTCCTCGGCCACCTGCACGCCCGGGCGCTCACTGAGCACGAGGGAGACGGTGGCCTGGGACACTCCGGCCCGCTGGGCGATCTCGACTTGAGTGGGGCGTCGCGGCCCGGCTCGTTTTCGCATGGCGATCCAGTTGACTAATACGTAACGACTCGGAGGCACTCTAGGGACCCGGCGGCGGTCTCCACAAGGGGTAGGTTTCCCGGATATTGCCATTTAATGTCGCAAACCAGTCCCATTAGGAGCATTTGTTGCCTCTTGTGAGGCGGATATGGCGTCTGTACGATCCTCGATCTATACGTATCAGGTCGCTTCATGAGAGGTAGAGGCCATGTCCGAGGGGACCGATCGTCGAGCGCTGTTACGGATCGGCGGTGCGGCGCTGGGCGCGGCCGCGGCAGCCGCGTCATGGGGACCCTCACCCGCGGCGGCCGCCGCCGTGGACCCGCAGGATGTCGTCACACCCCAGCAGTTCGGCGCGGTGGCCGACGGGCAGCACGACGACACCGACGCCATTCAGCAGGCCATCAACGCCCAGCAGACCCGGCTGAACCGGATCGTCGTCTTCCCGCCGGGCACCTACCGGATCACCCGCACCATCGTCATCCCCGACCTGCCCGGGGAGCCCTTCAACCGCATCCAGCTGCGCGGTGACAGCACCATGACGAACCGCGCCTCGATCATCCAGGTGACACACGACGGAGTGGGCATCGACGTCCGGTGCTCCCTCGCCGCGATCTACGGCCTGGCCTTCGTCGCCCCTGCCAAGACCGCCGGCAATGTTCCGCGGCGCCGTGACGGACGCCGTGACCACACTGCGTCGATGCGGCGACCATCGCGCCCGCCAGGAGCCGGTAAGAGCATGCCCAGGCCCGCGTCCATGTCCACGACGCCGAGGAGATCAAGCGGTCAGCCGCAGTCGCAGCCGCAGCCGTCGCAGCAACAGCCGTCCTCGCCCGGGCAGCAGGAACCGCAATTGCTGCAGTTGCCGCAGCAGTCGTAGCCGGAGCAGTCGAAGCGCTCGCAGCAGGAGCCCTCGCGGTCCTCGTCCCAGGGGGGCCGGTACAGGCCGCACGTGCAGCAGCTCAGCGCGGTGCACGCCAGCGACAGCAGCCCGCCGGGATCCCGCTTCGGCGGCTGTTGTTTCGGCGGCGCGCCGGGATCGCCGGGCGCGTGTCCTGGCGGATGGCCGGGGCCGTGCGTTCCGGCGGTGGCGAAGGCTCGGGAGACGGCGCTGCCGGTCTCCCGCACCAGCAGGGCGCGCGTCAGGGCGGGGCGGGGCAGGTCCAGCTCATCCACGGCGGCGCGCAGCTCGGCGTGCGCGGCGTCGCAGTGGCGGCGCGCCTCGTCCAGGCCGGTCCCGGTGGCGGCCAGCGGGTTGTACGCCCCGGACGCCTGGTCGTCAGCCAGGTCCTCCACCGCGTCGATCAGGTGTGCCAGCTTCCCGAATCCGCGACCGGCCGCCTCCAGGGCCTCCCGGTTGTGCGGCTTCCCCGCGAGCACCGCGGTGTGCGCGAACGCGGCGGCGACGGCGTCCTCAGTGGGCCCCGTCAACTCTCGTAACCCGGGCGCCGCGCCGCTCCCCGGGGGCGCCTGGGCGGGGGCGCGTTCCAGGAGGGCCTGGCGGCCGGCCGCCGCCGTCAGCGGGGTGGGGTCGAACCCCAGCGTGCCGGCCATGGCCGTGCCGGCCGAGGACCAGCGGCCCGCCAGGCGGGTGGCGCCGGCGGCCACCGGGCGGCGGGCGTACACGCCGTCCCCGTCCGCCACGTGGTCGCTCACCTTGCCGGCCGCCAGGAGCAGCGACACCGAGGCCGCCAGCCGTACCCCCTCGGACTCCACTACGTCGGCGCCCTTGAAGCCGCGTAGCGCACACGGGCCCGCCCTCCGGCGCGACGCGGACGCGGGCGACTGGGCCTCGGTGAGGACGGACACGAGCAGGCCGTCGTAGTTGGTCACCAGGCGGGACAGATGTCCGTGCTCGTCGCGGAGCGCCAGGCAGAGCCCGCACAGGTGGCCCATCCAGTCCGCGTAGAGCCCCTTGCACATGACGTGCCGACACGGGCGGACAATGCCGAACATACGTCCCCTTATGTGCGTATTAGAGAGCCAACCGTAGCACCAGGCCGCCGACGGTTTCCGGCGATCAACGCGGAGGTGGACTGATACAAATGGGGCATGAGCGAATCCGTCGGGTATCCCCCACAGCGGAACGTGCCGCCGGCCCGGCGTGTCTACAGCCGGACCTACCGTGTGTGGGCCCACGTGCTCCTGTGGACGCCGATCGTGCTCACGGCGGCCGGCGTCGCCCTCGGCCTGGGGCTGTTCGCGGCCGCTGACGCCGACCCGACGTACGGTTCGTCCGCACTCGGCTATCTCGGCATCGTCGTGTGGGGCGCCCTCGCGGTCCTGTCACCGGCCCTGCTCGGGTCGTTCATCGGCGGGCTGGTCATGCTGAGCCGCTCGCGCCGCTGAGGCTGATGGGCGCGCCCAGGCGGACAAGCACAAGATGCGATCTTGACACCCGCACCGGTATC includes:
- a CDS encoding alpha-amylase family glycosyl hydrolase, whose amino-acid sequence is MGDVEWWRTAVIYQVYIRSFADGDGDGIGDIAGIRSRLSYLAGLGVDAIWITPWYESPNNDGGYDVSDYRAIAREYGDVREAEQLIAEAHRHGLRVILDVVPNHTSTEHPWFQAALAAPPGSAERARYHFLDGRGPTGEVVPNDWRSTFGGSAWTRVPDGQWYLHLFDPSQADLNWSNPEVRAEFLGLLRFWFDRGVDGFRIDVATGLIKHPGYPDLGYREEDLLVLTDVPDHPHRDRDEVHAIYRGWRAVADAYDPPRVFVAEAWVADPERLARYVAPAQLHTAFNFPFLQSAWDAGDLFTVIDSTLRTMSLSGAPPTWVLSNHDVERTVTRYGRADTRKHQGRSGHELGPVDEDLGRRRARAALLLMLALPGVAYLYQGEELGLPDYMDIPDDRLQDPIWTRSGGRRRGRDGCRVPLPWTSAPDGAGFGSADPWLPQPPGWGRLSVANQVDDPASTYHLVARALRIRRKLDVPQELDWVGRAGPVLHFRRGPDFACVVNLGATEVPVPANTVTLLRSDTLDAGRDPLGPDTAAWLRPQGGSTT
- a CDS encoding dihydrodipicolinate synthase family protein, which produces MSVSGVIVPAVTPIGESGRPDLAAGLRYFGALAAAGITKIMLLGTNGEGPLHQTAEIGAFLGDAVDHWRRLVPDGAVIVNVSAAGTRESLSRAEIAAEAGCDAVALSPPCYFHHDERDIIEHYRAISTAAVPVIAYNIPRYAPPFSEGSIAAVADMEHVVGVKDSSGETDILRQWLEVKGDRPDFGVNQGAEGTMLDALAAGADGITPGIANIAPRVALDLVAAYHAGDQERALLAQKRVIRLLGVHRIRAGVPVVKATLAMRGLCRAAVAPPLRTLDDGELAALREFLTGLEPELIGAADG
- a CDS encoding ABC transporter permease, encoding MTRYALRTAATGVLIIFGAATLVFFIMRLPPGDQALVLLGPDATGAEVAAARTRLGLDQPLPVQYWHYLAQLATLDFGESYRFGQPAFELVLSRLPASVELTLVANAALDLEGA
- a CDS encoding DUF5685 family protein; translation: MFGIVRPCRHVMCKGLYADWMGHLCGLCLALRDEHGHLSRLVTNYDGLLVSVLTEAQSPASASRRRAGPCALRGFKGADVVESEGVRLAASVSLLLAAGKVSDHVADGDGVYARRPVAAGATRLAGRWSSAGTAMAGTLGFDPTPLTAAAGRQALLERAPAQAPPGSGAAPGLRELTGPTEDAVAAAFAHTAVLAGKPHNREALEAAGRGFGKLAHLIDAVEDLADDQASGAYNPLAATGTGLDEARRHCDAAHAELRAAVDELDLPRPALTRALLVRETGSAVSRAFATAGTHGPGHPPGHAPGDPGAPPKQQPPKRDPGGLLSLACTALSCCTCGLYRPPWDEDREGSCCERFDCSGYDCCGNCSNCGSCCPGEDGCCCDGCGCDCG
- a CDS encoding FAD-dependent oxidoreductase, encoding MESRITDADLAIIGGGVGGVAAALAALRHGLRVVLTEEGDRIGGQFTSQGVPPDEHRWIEQFGCTASYRRYRTAVRDYYRTWYPLTAAARNEPHLNPGLGRVGALCHEPRVSGAVLRALVDPYLSSGRLRILLGARPVAAETDGDRVRSVTVDCADVGLVHIASPYYLDATELGDVLPLAGAEHVTGFESRHETGEPSAPEVAQPGNMQAFSWVFAVDHREGEDHVIARPAAYDHWRAYRPDYWPGPQIGLTAPDPRTREPLTRTFTPNIRSGPVLADQSEDPGDRELWEFRRAVAREQYEPGFVTSDVTLVNWPMIDYVAGPIIGVSEEEKARHLAGARELSASMLYWLQTEAPRPDGGRGWPGLRLRPDVMDTPDGFAAAPYIRESRRIRAEYTVVEQDVSLAVRGAAGATQYDDTVGIGMYRIDLHPSTGGDNYIDVASCPFQIPLGALLPVRMRNLLSAGKNIGSTHITNGCYRLHPVEWNIGEAAASLVAYCLGETVEPHDVRRKEGHLRAFQSALKADGVELAWPEIRGY
- a CDS encoding arylsulfatase, with the protein product MRQPNIVLILADDLGYSDIGCYGGEIRTPNLDRIGRSGVRLSQFYNTARCSPSRASLLTGLHPHQTGIGVLAGNDAPGGYPGSLNDRCVTVAEVLRDAGYATGMSGKWHLSGPLWEPADSWPTRRGFADFFGTLSGCGSYYDPATLYRGEMDASAETRDPQFFYTDAITDHAVEFIGREAAAGRPFFAYVAYTAPHWPLHAPQEDIAGYDGVYAAGWDELRARRLDRLRAEGLLGAESALSAPDPAQPRWASAPDQAWEARRMQVYAVQVERMDRGIGRILDRLEASGVSDDTLVVFLSDNGGCAETLPLGDPEEFRAKRQIVPAATREGAELRVGNIPGIDPGPEDTYASYGPAWANLSNTPFRLYKRWVHEGGIATPFIVHWPAGGLSAGRIVRTPFQLTDVLPTLLGAAGVDYPREYRGRAVPHLEGRTMVAALRGASVPDTPLFWEHLGNAAVRRGRWKLVREHAGPWELYDMDTDRSEVTDLAERRPDLAAELATAYQCWAQRVGVISREGAR
- a CDS encoding LacI family DNA-binding transcriptional regulator, giving the protein MRKRAGPRRPTQVEIAQRAGVSQATVSLVLSERPGVQVAEETRRRVQQAIEDLGYAVNPAARALRGMTVKTIGLYTFESVFPVDQRDFYHPFLVGVEEEAARLGYDLLLFTSANTAQGGVYARGRNALLKADGCVLLGRHISRDDLANLVKEGFPFVFIGRRDIEGTELSYVAPDYVAPTAALVEELVALGHQRILLLRQTDGAEPGDDRELGLRQGAQAAGLSPDDLVVEFSSGAEDIGADRVTGWVRAGITAVLVEPSEDNATGLALAEVAEAAGLRIPDDLSVAFLGSAPAPTATRIWTSFEIPRVEMGRAAVQLLVNLLEGADQPPLQLVVPCTDVRGNSISRVVRR
- a CDS encoding glycosyl hydrolase family 28-related protein, with amino-acid sequence MSEGTDRRALLRIGGAALGAAAAAASWGPSPAAAAAVDPQDVVTPQQFGAVADGQHDDTDAIQQAINAQQTRLNRIVVFPPGTYRITRTIVIPDLPGEPFNRIQLRGDSTMTNRASIIQVTHDGVGIDVRCSLAAIYGLAFVAPAKTAGNVPRRRDGRRDHTASMRRPSRPPGAGKSMPRPASMSTTPRRSSGQPQSQPQPSQQQPSSPGQQEPQLLQLPQQS